The following are encoded in a window of Megalobrama amblycephala isolate DHTTF-2021 linkage group LG19, ASM1881202v1, whole genome shotgun sequence genomic DNA:
- the bcl2l10 gene encoding bcl-2-like protein 10 → MSCWLREQTLLLAEDYIGFCSGIQQTPPSESAEAMRYLAKEMEQQHRTKFRSLSQEFLDTCRSDPSKCLQSVMRELVEDGKLNWGRVVSIFTFTGVLASELLSRGENSECPKRLAETIADYLGGEKQDWLVENGGWEGFCRFSHNAKQLNQESSMKTALFAAAGVGLAGLTFLLVR, encoded by the exons ATGTCCTGTTGGTTGAGGGAACAGACTTTGTTGCTGGCAGAAGATTACATCGGCTTCTGCAGTGGGATCCAACAGACGCCTCCCAGCGAGTCAGCAGAGGCCATGAGATACCTGGCCAAAGAGATGGAACAGCAGCACAGAACCAAATTCCGATCCCTCTCCCAGGAGTTCCTGGACACCTGCAGATCAGATCCCAGCAAGTGTCTGCAGAGCGTCATGAGGGAACTGGTAGAAGATGGAAAACTGAACTGGGGAAGGGTGGTTTCCATCTTTACTTTCACTGGAGTTCTGGCCAGTGAGCTTCTGTCCAGAGGGGAGAATTCTGAGTGCCCCAAGAGACTGGCTGAGACCATAGCTGACTACCTAGGAGGGGAAAAACAAGACTGGCTGGTGGAAAATGGAGGATGG GAGGGTTTCTGCAGGTTTTCCCACAACGCAAAACAGTTGAACCAAGAGTCGTCGATGAAGACGGCACTGTTTGCAGCAGCAGGAGTGGGTTTAGCTGGTCTAACCTTTCTCTTAGTACGCTGA